From a region of the Aeoliella mucimassa genome:
- a CDS encoding redoxin domain-containing protein, which translates to MKSCYPKAVTKTLAFACVLLASCAARAQQNPNGQLPVTSFPHPYLFLIRDPLVLDELKLTSSQQQALAELNDGFDAGLWSMRNKSAEHIAQTIEQSTTKAKETLAKLLSAEQLQRIAEIERWTLGTRAFLGDDLPAELDLNDGQLKRIRQAMEESEQKLSDLRAESTSPEAQTSFDKKARALKTDEQKKILAVISPEQRAKWVELLGKRIDVAKLGRVKFKAPPLYGEGDWINASPMAAEQLEGKVIALHFYAFQCINCKRNQPAYREWHQAFADQGLVVLGVHTPELSSEREVDRVRQNARDADLQFPIVTDNQKQNWDAWGNSMWPSVYLIDKQGYVRYWWYGELNWQGAEGDKLMRARIAELLDE; encoded by the coding sequence GTGAAGAGTTGTTATCCCAAAGCGGTGACTAAAACCTTGGCATTCGCTTGCGTGTTGCTCGCCAGCTGCGCGGCTCGCGCGCAGCAGAATCCAAACGGGCAGTTGCCAGTTACGTCGTTTCCGCACCCTTATCTGTTTCTGATTCGCGATCCGCTGGTGCTCGACGAGTTGAAGCTCACCAGCAGTCAGCAACAAGCACTCGCCGAATTGAACGACGGGTTCGACGCCGGGTTGTGGTCGATGCGCAACAAGTCGGCTGAGCACATCGCCCAGACCATCGAGCAGTCGACCACCAAAGCCAAAGAGACGCTCGCAAAGCTGCTCTCCGCAGAGCAGTTGCAGCGGATCGCGGAAATCGAGCGGTGGACCCTCGGCACCCGAGCCTTCTTAGGCGACGATCTGCCAGCGGAGCTCGATCTGAACGACGGCCAGCTCAAGAGGATTCGCCAGGCGATGGAAGAGTCCGAGCAGAAACTAAGCGATTTGCGGGCGGAGTCGACCTCGCCCGAAGCCCAGACGAGCTTCGACAAGAAAGCCCGGGCGCTGAAGACCGACGAGCAAAAGAAGATTCTGGCGGTCATCTCCCCCGAGCAGCGAGCCAAGTGGGTGGAGTTGCTCGGCAAGCGAATCGACGTCGCGAAGCTCGGGCGGGTGAAGTTCAAAGCCCCTCCGCTTTACGGTGAAGGAGACTGGATCAATGCGTCGCCGATGGCCGCCGAGCAGCTCGAAGGCAAAGTGATCGCGCTGCACTTCTACGCGTTTCAATGTATCAACTGCAAACGCAACCAGCCGGCTTACCGGGAATGGCATCAGGCGTTCGCCGATCAGGGGCTAGTGGTGCTCGGGGTGCATACGCCGGAGCTGTCGTCGGAGCGCGAGGTGGACCGCGTTCGCCAAAACGCCCGCGACGCCGACCTGCAGTTCCCGATCGTTACCGATAACCAGAAGCAAAACTGGGACGCGTGGGGCAACTCGATGTGGCCGAGCGTCTATCTGATCGACAAGCAAGGCTACGTTCGCTATTGGTGGTACGGTGAGTTAAACTGGCAGGGGGCCGAAGGCGATAAGTTGATGCGGGCCCGCATTGCCGAACTGCTCGACGAGTAA
- a CDS encoding PEP-CTERM sorting domain-containing protein, with protein MSWSFRPVLALVAGLLALAAVPASAFELTQSYTISPQTLAGPSDTALNGVPFSLSVDVDQFDPALGALTSVVVDFDMDYLLEGTTTTGGSLSGSVGGTLYWDSQAFGGGGNGIGGGGGPGPLLLPFEVAGVAGGPSFNTAWAIGTGTSLLEYTGTANVTPTGFEGNTLGLAAGTFEVTYTYVPEPSTVLLLVGGLGAVAFAARRR; from the coding sequence ATGAGTTGGAGTTTCCGTCCTGTGCTGGCGCTTGTCGCTGGCCTGCTGGCCCTGGCGGCCGTTCCTGCGAGTGCTTTCGAGCTAACGCAGTCTTACACTATCTCCCCACAAACCCTGGCGGGCCCTTCCGACACCGCGCTGAATGGGGTGCCGTTCAGTCTGAGTGTTGATGTCGATCAGTTTGATCCCGCGCTTGGTGCGCTGACGAGCGTCGTGGTCGACTTCGACATGGACTACCTGCTCGAAGGCACTACCACCACCGGCGGGAGCCTCTCCGGCAGCGTCGGCGGCACCCTGTACTGGGACTCGCAAGCCTTCGGCGGCGGCGGCAATGGTATCGGCGGCGGCGGGGGACCTGGCCCACTCTTGCTACCCTTCGAAGTAGCCGGCGTTGCTGGCGGTCCTTCGTTCAACACCGCTTGGGCAATCGGCACTGGCACCTCGTTGCTCGAATACACCGGTACAGCTAATGTGACTCCTACCGGATTCGAAGGCAACACGCTCGGCCTGGCAGCCGGCACGTTCGAAGTCACCTACACCTACGTTCCCGAGCCAAGCACGGTGCTGCTGCTGGTCGGCGGATTGGGTGCGGTTGCCTTTGCCGCGCGTCGTCGCTAA
- the greA gene encoding transcription elongation factor GreA produces MSARVPMTRSGYEKIKAELDHMENELMPEIEKRIAEARAEGDLKENAEYHGARESQGMLQAKINLLKSKLQRADIVDTSKLPKDEVVFGCTVKVKDLDFGDSEEFTLVGEGDEDFDEGKINVASPLGQGLVGKKVGEVAEVEVPAGINRFEIQEIRFEEE; encoded by the coding sequence ATGAGTGCCCGTGTTCCGATGACCCGCAGTGGTTACGAAAAGATCAAAGCCGAGCTCGACCACATGGAAAACGAGTTGATGCCTGAGATCGAAAAGCGGATCGCAGAAGCCCGGGCCGAAGGCGACTTGAAGGAAAACGCCGAGTACCACGGCGCTCGCGAGTCGCAAGGCATGCTGCAGGCCAAGATCAACTTGCTGAAGAGCAAACTGCAGCGGGCCGACATCGTCGACACATCGAAGCTTCCCAAGGACGAAGTCGTATTCGGCTGCACAGTCAAGGTGAAGGACCTCGACTTCGGTGACTCCGAAGAGTTCACCCTGGTCGGCGAAGGGGACGAAGACTTCGACGAAGGCAAAATCAACGTCGCCAGCCCGCTGGGGCAGGGGCTCGTTGGCAAGAAGGTCGGCGAAGTGGCCGAAGTCGAAGTGCCGGCTGGCATCAATCGTTTCGAGATCCAGGAAATCCGCTTCGAGGAAGAGTAG
- a CDS encoding zinc ribbon domain-containing protein, which yields MAATAATLRTLHRIHVQLAELRDRLDRGPRQIALRQQNVAAREADLQAAHEAVKQVKLRVDGQQLDLKASEQRIVDWNAKLNACSSNKEFQTLKEQIAAAEMATSVLSDEILENLERIDNLGEKVVKAESDLKATEEELAKITEKVEASAEVIRGDIERLEVDLAEAEKGIPADFRTEYDRVINHKGAEGMSEVEDGVCNGCGQKITPNMHNALLMSRPTFCGSCGRLLYIPE from the coding sequence ATGGCCGCTACTGCCGCTACGCTTCGCACCCTGCATCGTATTCACGTTCAACTTGCCGAACTTCGCGACCGCTTGGATCGCGGGCCACGGCAAATCGCGTTACGCCAGCAGAACGTCGCCGCTCGCGAGGCCGACCTGCAGGCCGCCCACGAAGCGGTAAAGCAAGTCAAGCTGCGAGTCGACGGGCAGCAACTCGACCTGAAGGCCTCGGAGCAGCGAATCGTCGACTGGAACGCGAAGCTCAACGCGTGCAGCAGCAATAAAGAGTTCCAGACCCTCAAGGAGCAGATCGCTGCGGCCGAAATGGCCACCAGCGTGCTCTCGGATGAGATTCTCGAAAACCTCGAGCGCATCGACAATCTCGGTGAGAAGGTCGTCAAAGCCGAGTCGGATCTGAAAGCCACCGAGGAAGAGCTGGCCAAGATCACGGAGAAGGTCGAAGCCTCGGCCGAAGTGATTCGCGGCGACATCGAGCGGCTCGAGGTCGATCTGGCCGAAGCCGAAAAAGGCATTCCCGCCGACTTCCGCACCGAGTACGACCGGGTGATCAACCACAAAGGGGCCGAAGGCATGAGCGAAGTCGAAGACGGCGTCTGCAACGGCTGTGGGCAGAAGATCACCCCCAACATGCACAACGCCCTGTTGATGTCGCGCCCCACGTTCTGCGGCTCCTGCGGACGGTTGCTGTACATTCCGGAGTAG
- a CDS encoding metallophosphoesterase family protein, whose protein sequence is MRTLAVGDIHGCYQALTTLESFAQFETTDRIVTLGDYIDRGPDSRLVIDWLIEYDQRGQLVPLRGNHELILFAARTSPVHFRDWLVCGGDTVLTSYGIETLDDLPEEHWQFLSTRLRAYYELPTHFFVHATAYHDRPLAEQPDYMLYWERFDAPEPHQSGRTMVCGHTAQRSGVPLDVGHAVCIDTCAYGGGWLTCLDIASGWCWQANEAGKTRSFWLADGPH, encoded by the coding sequence ATGCGGACGCTAGCAGTTGGCGACATCCATGGATGTTACCAAGCGCTGACGACTCTCGAGTCGTTTGCGCAATTTGAAACGACCGATCGCATCGTGACGCTCGGCGACTACATCGATCGCGGACCCGACTCTCGGTTGGTGATCGACTGGCTGATCGAATACGATCAGCGCGGGCAGTTGGTGCCGCTGCGGGGCAATCACGAACTCATTCTGTTCGCAGCCCGCACTTCGCCGGTGCACTTCCGCGATTGGCTCGTGTGCGGCGGCGACACCGTGCTCACGTCGTATGGCATCGAGACCCTCGACGACCTGCCGGAGGAGCATTGGCAGTTCCTCAGCACCCGCTTGCGGGCGTACTACGAATTGCCTACTCACTTTTTTGTGCACGCGACCGCGTACCACGATCGCCCGCTCGCCGAGCAGCCCGATTACATGTTGTACTGGGAGCGGTTCGACGCGCCGGAGCCGCACCAGTCGGGGCGGACCATGGTGTGCGGGCACACCGCACAGCGTTCCGGCGTGCCGCTCGACGTGGGGCACGCGGTTTGTATCGACACCTGCGCGTACGGCGGCGGCTGGCTCACCTGCTTGGATATCGCCAGCGGTTGGTGTTGGCAGGCGAACGAGGCCGGCAAAACACGCAGTTTCTGGCTTGCCGACGGCCCCCATTAA